A genome region from Thermococcus onnurineus NA1 includes the following:
- a CDS encoding ABC transporter ATP-binding protein, giving the protein MITAEKLTKRFRSITALNGVTVKIPKGTNLIVGPNGGGKSTFLKIAAGVYRPTSGDIKVFGKNPWSDGAVRKRIGVAFDPPRFPTFVTGREWLSIFARARGKDDVEEVAEILGIDYLDRRIVSYSSGMLKRLSLAQALVGNPYLVMLDEPLANLDFSGIRDIIGTIKELREEKSFLIISHMWEPLLPVVDRVYVIADGRLVAQGDAGEIEETLRRLY; this is encoded by the coding sequence GTGATAACTGCCGAGAAACTGACGAAGAGATTCAGGAGCATCACGGCCCTCAACGGCGTCACGGTTAAGATCCCCAAAGGAACCAACCTTATCGTAGGTCCAAACGGAGGTGGAAAGAGCACATTCTTGAAGATAGCAGCAGGAGTCTATCGGCCTACTTCAGGAGACATCAAAGTTTTCGGAAAGAACCCTTGGTCAGATGGCGCCGTGAGAAAACGTATTGGCGTCGCTTTTGACCCACCAAGGTTTCCCACATTCGTCACGGGACGAGAATGGCTTTCTATCTTCGCACGGGCGCGTGGAAAAGACGACGTGGAAGAGGTTGCAGAAATACTCGGGATAGACTACCTTGACAGGAGGATAGTTTCGTACTCCTCCGGAATGCTTAAGAGGCTCAGCTTGGCTCAGGCATTAGTGGGAAATCCATATCTGGTGATGCTCGACGAACCACTGGCAAACTTAGACTTCAGTGGAATAAGGGACATCATTGGAACTATCAAGGAACTGAGGGAAGAAAAAAGCTTTCTGATAATCAGCCACATGTGGGAGCCTCTGCTCCCAGTGGTGGATAGGGTCTATGTGATAGCCGACGGCAGGCTTGTGGCCCAGGGAGATGCAGGAGAGATAGAGGAGACCCTTCGGCGGCTCTACTAG
- a CDS encoding membrane protein has product MEEKDKRLIEYTVEALIVAWLSYLFFYQNYLLYNWHRGLPLPSKWPFLLVGIGIGALFFWNEWRKFEKELSEGSVSTEGTSGTPTITKKMPEEGSQELLNEDLMNDEVL; this is encoded by the coding sequence ATGGAAGAAAAGGACAAGAGGCTCATCGAATACACCGTAGAGGCGTTGATCGTAGCCTGGCTGAGCTATCTGTTCTTCTACCAGAACTATCTGCTTTACAACTGGCACCGTGGGCTGCCTCTCCCCTCGAAGTGGCCCTTCCTCCTGGTGGGCATTGGCATAGGTGCACTTTTCTTCTGGAATGAATGGAGGAAGTTCGAAAAGGAGCTTTCCGAGGGGAGCGTTTCCACGGAAGGAACCTCTGGAACCCCAACTATCACCAAAAAGATGCCAGAAGAGGGCTCTCAGGAACTTCTTAACGAGGATCTCATGAATGATGAGGTTCTCTGA
- a CDS encoding helicase C-terminal domain-containing protein, with product MSEYFPYESLRPHQREFIELVNEAVKNGENAIIEAPTGFGKTVSVLAGILPYAIEMGYKVLYLARTHRQMDRVIEELKAINRKTPISGVELRSRKDLCLHSYLTQFTTDAYNAMVVCKNLKKLGKCPFYENEKKKKTEFDELIKFFLQEPSHPMEILDYAQTLELCPYDLTRRIAEKANVIVASYLYLLSPTIRENFLSSLDIDYSDLIVVFDEAHNLPDQAISALSDRLSIHTVNRAIKEADEYREHEIANFLSIFGKGLEMLYEEKLRERDVHEVPIQPELVFAHVVDILNLDGRYLVKTLNEMVAVGDSIREDKIEKGKPPRSYIGRVGEFLLFWLSLIGREDYLFLMSRDKGLSLELVALDPSKALSFVKNVQSAIFMSGTLTPLEAFRDVMGIENAKLKKFPRMVKRENAQVLVAKDVSTRGEERSMEVYKRMVDYIVEAVKLIPKNVGVFTASYEVLQGLLSANLEVRLEGTGKAIFIEKQGATSQENDLLVAKFKAHARGKGAVLLGVMGGRNSEGQDYSGDEMNGVILVGIPYARPTPRVQAQIRYFERKFPGKGRYYGYYLPAHRKLVQAAGRVHRSAEEKGSIIVLDYRLLWKGIKKDLPDWMRETMRPVDLGRMRLYLRRFWQQPLRGKA from the coding sequence ATGAGCGAATACTTCCCCTACGAGAGCCTCAGGCCCCACCAGCGAGAGTTCATAGAACTCGTTAACGAAGCCGTCAAAAACGGTGAAAACGCTATAATCGAGGCCCCAACGGGCTTTGGAAAAACTGTAAGCGTTTTAGCTGGAATTCTACCGTACGCTATTGAAATGGGCTACAAGGTTCTTTATCTGGCGAGAACTCACCGACAGATGGACCGGGTTATAGAGGAACTGAAGGCGATAAACAGGAAAACGCCTATTTCCGGCGTGGAGCTAAGGAGCAGGAAGGATTTGTGCCTTCACAGCTATCTGACCCAGTTCACAACCGACGCTTACAACGCCATGGTTGTCTGCAAAAACCTGAAAAAGCTTGGCAAGTGTCCCTTCTATGAGAACGAGAAGAAGAAAAAGACCGAGTTCGACGAGCTGATCAAGTTTTTCCTTCAGGAGCCGAGCCATCCGATGGAGATACTCGACTACGCTCAAACGCTGGAGCTCTGCCCTTATGACCTGACGAGAAGGATAGCGGAAAAGGCCAACGTCATAGTCGCGAGCTACCTCTACCTGCTAAGCCCAACGATAAGGGAGAACTTCCTCAGCTCACTCGACATCGATTATTCTGACCTAATTGTCGTCTTCGATGAGGCCCACAACCTTCCTGACCAGGCTATTTCCGCCCTGAGCGACAGGCTGAGCATCCACACCGTCAACAGGGCGATAAAGGAGGCCGACGAGTACAGAGAGCACGAGATAGCAAACTTTCTGAGCATCTTCGGAAAGGGGCTTGAAATGCTCTATGAGGAGAAGCTGAGAGAAAGGGACGTTCACGAGGTACCGATTCAGCCGGAGCTTGTCTTCGCCCACGTCGTGGATATACTCAACCTCGACGGCCGCTATTTGGTCAAAACCCTCAACGAGATGGTGGCGGTTGGAGACTCAATAAGGGAGGACAAGATAGAGAAGGGCAAGCCGCCGCGCTCCTACATCGGCCGCGTTGGGGAGTTCCTCCTCTTCTGGCTCTCGCTCATAGGCAGGGAAGATTACCTCTTTCTAATGAGCAGGGACAAAGGCCTCAGCCTTGAGCTCGTGGCTTTGGATCCTTCAAAGGCGCTGAGCTTCGTAAAGAACGTCCAGTCAGCGATATTCATGTCTGGAACATTAACACCTCTAGAGGCCTTCCGCGACGTTATGGGCATCGAAAACGCCAAGCTGAAGAAGTTCCCACGCATGGTGAAGCGCGAAAACGCTCAGGTTTTGGTTGCAAAGGATGTTTCAACACGTGGTGAGGAGCGCTCGATGGAAGTCTATAAGCGGATGGTTGACTACATCGTCGAAGCAGTTAAGCTCATTCCGAAGAACGTCGGTGTCTTTACCGCATCATATGAGGTTCTGCAGGGTCTGCTCTCGGCAAACCTCGAGGTTCGCCTTGAAGGGACGGGGAAGGCAATATTCATAGAGAAACAGGGCGCTACATCCCAGGAGAACGATTTGCTCGTTGCCAAGTTCAAAGCCCACGCCAGGGGGAAGGGTGCGGTTCTCCTCGGTGTTATGGGTGGGAGAAACAGCGAAGGACAGGACTACAGCGGTGACGAGATGAACGGAGTCATTTTAGTTGGTATTCCATACGCGAGGCCGACGCCAAGGGTTCAAGCACAGATAAGGTATTTCGAGAGAAAGTTCCCGGGCAAAGGCAGATACTACGGTTATTACCTGCCGGCCCACAGAAAGCTCGTCCAAGCGGCAGGAAGGGTTCACCGCTCGGCGGAGGAGAAGGGGTCAATAATCGTCCTCGACTACCGCCTGCTGTGGAAGGGCATAAAGAAGGACCTACCAGACTGGATGCGGGAGACAATGAGACCCGTTGATCTGGGAAGAATGAGGCTGTATTTGAGGCGGTTCTGGCAGCAACCTTTACGAGGCAAAGCTTGA
- a CDS encoding DUF835 domain-containing protein gives MITYEHVKLVAEIVAFVSLTGVAYLLISIRRVLREFLGISVVRGIFLGVLIFWSGYLINVLNDIFPLELLKILDDVIATIGIGIIALSAVRVRKQIVMHVKPRVVLDGESGLHRGAYLVKPTSPQMILGLLSGKKVLVVTRRPQLYESLGVPYIWITNVDHPKAISPTRLAPLLHTIIESADKDTFVIFDGLNYLILQNGFESTIKFLMSLKDVLLEKGAGIVLIVDPETLEKKHIAMLEREFKWILK, from the coding sequence ATGATAACCTACGAACACGTTAAACTCGTAGCTGAAATAGTTGCCTTCGTTTCCCTCACTGGGGTAGCTTATTTGCTGATCTCCATTAGAAGGGTGCTGAGAGAATTTTTGGGGATCTCAGTAGTCAGGGGAATATTTCTTGGGGTGCTAATTTTCTGGTCTGGGTATCTGATAAATGTTCTCAATGATATTTTTCCGCTGGAGCTCCTGAAGATACTGGACGACGTTATAGCAACAATAGGTATTGGGATAATAGCTCTCTCGGCGGTTAGAGTTAGAAAACAGATAGTAATGCACGTGAAACCCAGAGTCGTTCTCGACGGAGAGTCTGGACTCCATCGTGGGGCGTATCTCGTTAAGCCCACATCTCCCCAGATGATTCTGGGGCTTCTATCGGGAAAGAAGGTACTTGTTGTAACTAGAAGGCCCCAACTCTACGAGTCCCTTGGTGTTCCTTACATCTGGATAACGAACGTAGACCATCCAAAGGCGATATCCCCCACAAGGCTCGCTCCCCTTCTGCACACCATAATAGAGAGTGCTGATAAGGATACTTTCGTTATTTTCGATGGACTCAATTACCTCATACTCCAGAACGGATTTGAATCAACAATCAAATTTCTCATGTCCCTTAAGGATGTCCTCCTTGAAAAGGGTGCTGGTATTGTATTGATCGTTGATCCTGAAACCTTGGAGAAGAAGCACATCGCGATGCTCGAAAGGGAATTCAAATGGATACTGAAATGA
- a CDS encoding DEAD/DEAH box helicase, whose product MSFENLGLSEATLVAVRRKGFSQPTDIQKEVIPRLLSGDADIIGQSQTGTGKTAAFALPIIEAIDEKEKSVQAIILAPTRELALQVADEIKSLRGRKRVYVYAVYGGQPIGPQIRALERGTHVVVGTPGRVLDHIRRGTLDLSKVKFFILDEADRMLDMGFIDDIEAIFRETPKKKRVLMFSATMPREILRLARRYMNDYEVIKVSSDELVPGMVEQEYIEVVPARKFSTLKKILSDDFYGIVFCATKRETRELSEKLRKQGYSAEALNGDMSQAARERTFWRFKTKRTRILVATDVAARGLDVQDISHIVNYSLPMTAEDYVHRIGRTGRMGKKGKAVTFIMPGEFKRLRYIASVAGVDIQKSELSEELPREYHERYKREERPQRYRKNGRRDYSRGYSRRY is encoded by the coding sequence ATGAGTTTTGAAAACTTAGGCCTATCTGAGGCGACGTTAGTTGCCGTTAGGAGGAAGGGCTTCTCACAGCCCACCGACATTCAGAAAGAGGTCATTCCGCGTCTTTTATCTGGCGATGCGGATATAATCGGGCAGTCCCAGACTGGGACCGGAAAGACGGCCGCTTTTGCCTTGCCCATAATCGAGGCAATTGATGAAAAGGAAAAGAGCGTCCAGGCGATTATCCTGGCGCCCACAAGAGAGCTCGCCCTTCAGGTGGCAGACGAGATAAAGAGCCTCCGCGGGAGGAAGAGGGTTTACGTTTACGCAGTCTATGGCGGCCAGCCGATTGGTCCGCAGATAAGGGCCCTTGAGAGAGGTACTCACGTCGTCGTTGGCACCCCCGGAAGGGTTCTCGATCATATAAGGCGCGGAACCCTAGATCTGAGTAAGGTGAAGTTCTTCATCCTTGACGAGGCCGACAGGATGCTCGACATGGGCTTCATAGATGACATAGAGGCAATCTTTAGGGAAACACCGAAGAAGAAGCGCGTGCTGATGTTCTCGGCAACGATGCCGCGTGAGATTTTAAGGCTGGCGAGGCGCTATATGAACGATTACGAGGTAATCAAAGTCAGCAGCGACGAGCTCGTTCCAGGGATGGTGGAGCAGGAGTACATTGAAGTCGTCCCTGCCAGAAAGTTCTCAACCCTTAAGAAAATTCTAAGCGACGACTTCTACGGGATAGTCTTCTGCGCGACGAAGAGGGAAACACGGGAGCTGAGCGAGAAGCTCAGGAAGCAGGGCTACAGCGCCGAAGCCCTCAACGGAGACATGAGTCAGGCGGCCAGAGAAAGGACGTTCTGGCGCTTCAAGACCAAGAGGACAAGGATTCTCGTAGCGACTGACGTTGCAGCGAGGGGCCTCGACGTCCAGGACATAAGCCACATAGTGAACTACTCCTTGCCCATGACGGCCGAAGACTACGTCCACAGGATAGGCAGAACCGGCAGGATGGGCAAGAAAGGTAAGGCGGTCACCTTCATCATGCCTGGCGAGTTCAAGAGGCTCCGCTACATAGCAAGCGTCGCGGGTGTTGATATCCAGAAGTCCGAGCTCAGCGAGGAGCTACCTAGGGAGTACCATGAGAGGTACAAGCGCGAGGAGAGACCACAGAGATACCGGAAAAACGGAAGAAGAGACTACTCCCGCGGCTATTCAAGGCGCTACTGA
- a CDS encoding transglutaminase-like domain-containing protein — protein MMRRAVFALVIVLMVFVSGCITVVQQTETSSSTYSPTTSTWSTPAPTTTTTTTTSPATWTNPEVQWGNLTVLLPSQDAQLNCSGILWRYILKDALPCMLSRPELEVISPLAEKLKGENLVQSAWNVLDWEDQWIIYDREKAKEPFAKVIIYPDGRQEVVEGQNNTIQTPYETIMRGKGICTDYTVLTDALLLAMNYTPVYAMAINLTDLGHAAALVRIDGWFFVLDQHLPPMDLGSYYRYWKRHGSIIINATLYEIMLGENLAEVKTLGVLSGKDFLIQDYTMTENDAKALAYGMLNLLAQDFGIGADNSLSLISEGKLPEGYKAGWMWSTTFYNLADYYHPIFYEQYVKWLLERMTLDSETVEHLEKSASAWIEVGIEGNDLVVTLYLGQRQ, from the coding sequence ATGATGAGAAGGGCAGTCTTCGCGCTGGTAATCGTGCTCATGGTGTTCGTTTCAGGATGTATCACTGTAGTTCAGCAGACCGAAACTTCGTCTTCCACGTATTCCCCAACAACTTCTACCTGGAGCACGCCCGCTCCGACCACCACTACAACCACAACAACGTCTCCTGCGACATGGACGAATCCCGAAGTTCAGTGGGGCAACTTAACCGTTCTCCTGCCAAGTCAGGATGCCCAGTTGAACTGCTCAGGGATACTCTGGCGCTACATACTCAAAGACGCCCTTCCCTGCATGCTGAGCAGGCCGGAGCTTGAGGTTATCTCCCCACTCGCGGAGAAGCTTAAAGGCGAAAATTTAGTCCAGAGTGCCTGGAACGTCCTTGACTGGGAAGATCAATGGATAATCTACGACCGAGAGAAGGCCAAAGAGCCTTTTGCCAAGGTTATCATTTACCCTGACGGAAGACAGGAAGTTGTTGAGGGACAGAACAACACGATACAGACTCCCTATGAGACGATTATGAGGGGAAAGGGCATATGCACTGACTACACTGTTCTCACCGACGCCCTGCTCTTGGCCATGAACTACACCCCCGTTTACGCGATGGCGATAAACCTTACCGACCTTGGCCATGCGGCGGCACTTGTAAGGATAGACGGCTGGTTCTTCGTCCTTGACCAGCATCTGCCCCCGATGGATCTCGGCTCCTACTATCGCTACTGGAAGAGGCATGGGAGCATAATAATCAACGCAACGCTTTACGAGATAATGCTAGGAGAGAACCTTGCTGAAGTGAAGACCCTCGGGGTCTTGAGTGGAAAAGACTTTCTCATACAGGACTACACCATGACGGAGAACGACGCAAAGGCTCTGGCTTATGGTATGCTGAACCTACTTGCCCAAGATTTTGGAATTGGCGCCGATAATTCTCTCTCGCTTATCTCCGAGGGCAAGCTTCCGGAAGGTTACAAGGCCGGCTGGATGTGGAGCACGACCTTCTACAATCTGGCCGATTACTATCATCCCATATTCTACGAACAGTATGTGAAGTGGCTCCTCGAAAGGATGACACTGGATTCAGAAACTGTAGAACACCTTGAAAAGAGTGCTTCAGCGTGGATAGAAGTGGGGATTGAGGGCAACGACCTCGTTGTCACCCTCTACCTCGGCCAGCGTCAGTAG
- a CDS encoding rhomboid family intramembrane serine protease has protein sequence MKYGKVTTALFVINVVVYIFEAILSGNPIDISIEVLARIGQWNYAVLNGAWWQLFTAMFVHVGILHIVFNMYFLLMLGSQLERLFGGRVLVFTYLAAGLVGNLVTLFLLPPNSISAGASGALFGIVGVLIMVSGILGGNIQSVFVNAFILFLINSMFPGVNAYAHLGGLITGILLGLHYGKKLKKKLVAMTYSYA, from the coding sequence ATGAAATACGGGAAGGTCACAACGGCGCTCTTCGTGATTAACGTTGTCGTTTACATTTTCGAGGCCATACTGAGTGGTAACCCCATAGACATCAGCATCGAGGTTCTTGCCAGAATCGGTCAGTGGAACTATGCAGTCCTTAATGGTGCTTGGTGGCAGCTCTTCACCGCCATGTTCGTTCACGTGGGAATACTTCACATAGTCTTCAACATGTACTTCCTCCTTATGCTTGGCAGTCAGCTGGAACGCCTTTTCGGGGGCAGGGTTCTTGTCTTTACTTACTTGGCCGCTGGTCTTGTCGGTAATCTGGTCACGCTCTTCCTCCTCCCGCCGAACTCGATCAGCGCCGGCGCGAGTGGGGCTCTCTTCGGAATCGTAGGCGTTCTGATAATGGTATCGGGGATACTCGGTGGCAACATCCAGAGTGTCTTCGTGAATGCTTTCATCCTCTTCCTGATAAACAGCATGTTTCCGGGAGTAAACGCCTATGCCCACCTGGGAGGCCTCATAACTGGCATCCTGCTTGGTCTCCACTATGGCAAGAAACTCAAGAAAAAACTCGTGGCAATGACCTACAGCTATGCCTAG
- a CDS encoding bifunctional fructose-bisphosphatase/inositol-phosphate phosphatase — translation MEKFGEISWNEVAIEMAKEVEKVVMPLFGTPKAGETIGTNVSGDVTKYVDKVAEDIVLSRLQPLDVNVVSEEVGLIDNGSDYTVVVDPIDGSYNFAAGIPIFAFSFAVFAGRKPVYGAIYEFVTKHFYEGIPGNGAFMNGERIHVRKPERGKEALSFYTRGRCIRLIKKVKRVRVLGAIAVELTYLARGALDGVLDIRNYVRPTDIAAGVIIAREAGAIVTDEKGNELKLNLSATETTNLIAVNDRYLLDLILEELANDL, via the coding sequence ATGGAAAAATTTGGTGAGATCTCCTGGAACGAAGTGGCCATTGAGATGGCCAAGGAAGTTGAGAAGGTTGTAATGCCCCTCTTTGGAACCCCAAAGGCTGGGGAAACTATTGGGACTAACGTGAGCGGTGACGTCACTAAGTACGTTGACAAAGTGGCCGAGGACATCGTCTTGAGCAGACTGCAGCCCCTCGACGTCAACGTCGTGAGCGAGGAGGTTGGACTCATAGACAACGGGAGCGATTACACGGTTGTCGTTGATCCCATAGACGGCTCCTACAACTTCGCCGCGGGGATACCTATATTTGCTTTCAGCTTTGCAGTCTTTGCAGGTAGAAAGCCGGTCTATGGTGCGATATATGAGTTCGTTACCAAACATTTCTATGAGGGCATTCCTGGAAACGGCGCCTTCATGAACGGAGAGAGGATACACGTTAGAAAGCCGGAACGTGGAAAGGAAGCACTGAGCTTCTACACGCGCGGAAGGTGCATACGCCTCATAAAGAAGGTCAAACGCGTCCGTGTTCTTGGAGCTATAGCAGTTGAGCTGACTTACCTCGCTAGGGGGGCTCTCGACGGCGTTCTCGACATAAGGAATTACGTTCGCCCAACGGACATAGCGGCGGGAGTTATAATTGCAAGGGAAGCCGGCGCGATAGTGACGGATGAGAAGGGAAACGAGCTCAAGCTCAACCTCAGCGCCACGGAGACAACCAATCTAATAGCTGTGAATGACAGATATTTACTTGACCTAATTCTGGAGGAACTCGCCAATGATCTTTAA
- a CDS encoding DUF63 family protein: MGLYEFFYRYFIEPIINNEGYNIVNTFVYAIILGIAVLLLYRLLKKMGIKIDEHFFKALIPYMILGPLMRAMTDVGILPRTYLTVSPGGYFVIAAFALASLYVVWRHVGSGEKFYPLYRDFGYVLLGGLVFILLINLDKVNFRWEVFKYFVPILIAAEAFIWVLSKKVKLVGDNSLLFYTHFYDATTTFVGIQFFGFWEQHVLARKLMEFSGTPAVIYPEKLLILLPIVWILDREMKDEDPELINFVKLAMFILGFGPGTRNLLITLMG, from the coding sequence ATGGGTCTCTACGAGTTCTTTTACAGGTACTTCATCGAGCCTATAATCAACAACGAGGGCTACAACATCGTCAACACATTCGTTTATGCAATAATCCTTGGAATAGCCGTCCTCCTGCTGTACAGGCTCCTGAAGAAGATGGGGATAAAAATAGACGAGCACTTTTTCAAGGCGCTGATTCCGTACATGATCCTCGGCCCGCTTATGAGGGCGATGACAGATGTGGGAATCCTCCCAAGGACGTACTTGACAGTCAGTCCAGGCGGCTACTTCGTCATCGCAGCCTTTGCCCTCGCTTCCCTCTACGTCGTCTGGCGGCACGTTGGGTCAGGGGAGAAGTTTTACCCCCTCTACCGCGATTTCGGATACGTCCTCCTTGGTGGACTGGTCTTTATACTGCTGATAAACCTAGACAAGGTCAACTTCAGGTGGGAGGTCTTCAAGTACTTCGTGCCAATTCTTATCGCCGCGGAAGCATTCATATGGGTGCTCTCGAAAAAGGTCAAGCTTGTGGGAGACAACTCGCTTCTCTTTTACACCCACTTCTACGACGCGACCACTACCTTCGTGGGAATTCAGTTCTTCGGTTTCTGGGAGCAACACGTTTTAGCCAGAAAACTCATGGAGTTCTCCGGTACTCCCGCGGTGATTTATCCCGAGAAGCTCCTAATACTGCTCCCAATAGTCTGGATACTCGACAGGGAGATGAAGGATGAAGATCCGGAGCTGATAAACTTCGTCAAGCTCGCAATGTTCATACTTGGCTTTGGACCCGGGACTAGGAATCTGTTGATAACCCTGATGGGGTGA
- a CDS encoding NAD(P)-dependent glycerol-1-phosphate dehydrogenase produces the protein MHLMQLPREVLLGENLKGEVVNVAKRLSLGERALILYGPKTKEIAGKDVEKNLKEAFEVSSLIVRDATMGEVERTLDKIRDENVNWLIAVGGGSIIDVAKLASFKASIPFISFPTTASHDGIASANASIKDLGAKTSIKAIPPIAVIADVEVIKTAPYRYLAAGVGDIISNFTAVKDWQLAHRIRGEYYSEYAASLSLMSAKMVIRNADIIRLGNEDSVRKVIKGLISSGVAMSIAGSSRPASGAEHLFSHALDIIAPKPALHGEQCGVGTIIVAYLHGLRWEKIRETLKKVGAPTNAYELGIDPEYIIEALTIAHTIRPERYTIFGKDGLTREAAEKAAKITGVI, from the coding sequence ATGCACTTAATGCAGCTGCCGCGGGAAGTGTTGCTGGGCGAGAACCTCAAGGGAGAAGTCGTTAACGTTGCAAAGAGGCTGAGTCTTGGCGAGAGGGCTCTCATACTCTACGGCCCAAAGACTAAGGAAATCGCCGGGAAGGACGTCGAGAAAAACCTAAAGGAGGCCTTCGAGGTTAGTTCGCTCATCGTAAGAGATGCCACAATGGGCGAGGTTGAAAGAACGCTGGATAAAATAAGGGACGAAAACGTTAACTGGCTCATAGCCGTTGGCGGCGGGAGTATAATAGACGTCGCCAAGCTAGCATCCTTCAAGGCGAGTATCCCGTTCATCAGCTTTCCAACCACAGCTTCCCACGATGGGATAGCAAGCGCTAACGCCTCGATAAAGGATTTGGGGGCGAAGACCTCTATCAAAGCTATTCCCCCGATAGCAGTCATAGCCGACGTTGAGGTTATCAAAACCGCCCCGTACCGCTATTTAGCGGCCGGCGTCGGAGACATAATCTCGAACTTCACCGCTGTAAAGGACTGGCAACTGGCTCACAGAATAAGGGGCGAGTACTACAGCGAATACGCTGCCTCCTTAAGTCTGATGAGCGCCAAAATGGTGATAAGGAATGCTGATATCATACGGCTCGGCAACGAGGATAGCGTGAGAAAGGTCATAAAGGGTTTAATCTCGAGCGGCGTTGCTATGAGCATAGCCGGTTCCTCACGGCCGGCAAGCGGCGCTGAGCACCTATTCAGCCACGCGCTCGACATCATAGCGCCAAAACCGGCTCTGCATGGCGAACAGTGCGGAGTAGGGACCATAATAGTGGCCTACCTTCATGGCCTTAGATGGGAGAAAATTAGGGAAACCTTAAAGAAGGTGGGAGCACCAACTAACGCATATGAGTTGGGAATTGACCCCGAGTATATCATCGAGGCGCTCACGATTGCTCACACGATAAGGCCAGAGCGCTATACAATCTTCGGAAAGGATGGCCTGACGAGGGAGGCAGCCGAAAAGGCCGCTAAAATCACAGGAGTCATCTAA
- a CDS encoding UPF0179 family protein, whose amino-acid sequence MAIITLVGEKLARPGVEFIYYGPAEPCRTCKLAGVCVGNLEPGRRYKILRVRSMPSHSCPLHEGKVRVVEVVEPSIEVAIEPRLAIAGSVIKLSFVDCSDPEKRDLFRPEGLFEGDSVKIIEILGDVECNGRTYKLVKVMRKKE is encoded by the coding sequence ATGGCAATAATCACGTTAGTCGGAGAAAAACTGGCAAGGCCTGGGGTTGAATTCATATATTACGGCCCAGCAGAACCGTGCAGGACCTGTAAGCTCGCAGGGGTCTGCGTTGGAAACCTCGAACCAGGAAGGCGCTACAAGATTCTGCGCGTAAGGAGCATGCCCTCGCACTCCTGCCCTCTCCACGAGGGCAAGGTCAGGGTCGTCGAGGTTGTGGAGCCTTCAATCGAGGTAGCCATCGAACCAAGGCTGGCCATAGCGGGTTCTGTGATAAAGCTGAGCTTCGTGGACTGCAGTGACCCGGAGAAACGTGACCTGTTCCGTCCGGAGGGGCTCTTCGAGGGCGACAGCGTCAAAATCATAGAAATCCTCGGCGATGTGGAGTGCAACGGAAGAACCTACAAGCTCGTCAAAGTAATGAGGAAAAAGGAGTGA